The genomic DNA TGAAAAAGGATAAAAGCCACAAAAGACTTAAATCCTTAGACACAGAATGTAAACTATTATATAATTCTCATTAACCATGTTTTAAGTGTTGTATTTGAAAAGCataacaaaatgacaaaaatgactCTGGGCCACAGTGGGGTTAAAAATAGTCTTGCATGTATTAGGtttagttttaaagcatttttgtggaacataattgtaaatcaaaattcaaatattctcaTTTTATGTCTTATAAATGAAAACTCACATATACTTTCTGAtaaaatattatccccaagaacagaaccaatcgattcacatgcttttgcagctctTTTCCACTTGATGGAACTAATAATaaatgcagtgacaaataaattcttCTCCCTGCCATTTTTTTAACAGAATGAAACATTCTAATTTGATACTACACAACAGTCACCATAAAATGGCAAAAGATCGGGAGATGTTTTAACACCATATTTCACAAACGCTTTCACATTTTCATCCAATAATATGGTTAAGGGCCATAtctcaaacatttttttatttaacattgaCTGAATCATGTGAAGGCTATGATTCATCAAAAGACCCACAGAAACTCACGTGCATCCTCTGATGGCTTGAGAATTAGCCTGTGCCACAGTCTGATATAATTGGACATTGGCAAAGAATGGTAAGCAACTCAACACTGTGCTTCAAAGGCAAGAATTACCATGCAGGGAAAGAGAACTAATAGAGAACTGGGGTCTAGTATAGTTTTAAAGAGTTTTATACTACTACTAATGgcattaataacatttatattcactTTGTCCAACACCTTGTAGATACTCCTTTTAATTAGTAAATCTAGCTACAAATCGTGTTTAACCTCCACAGTATAACATGAAATGAATTTGAATAATCTTGAGCAGTTAAACAGCCTATAATCATCATGTTTAATGCCAAATGTAAACTAGAATCCCAAAAGCAATTATTTTCAGATATTGCCCAGGTCTATAAGAGATTAGATAGCTCAATTTTAATGCCTTCTGTGGTATTAGCATTGCAAAAACTAGTATTTCATTCCAAATCAGTAAACAAAACACCCAGCAGCCCTAATACAAGGGATCATTAGGAGTCAACGGAGTTATCAACATCCTAAAATATTGTCTTGGCACAAAAACTGGggggaaggggaaaaaagaaaaaagaaaaaaaaagaacttcaGCGTAAGCTTGACGTTTGACGGACGTCTTGTGGGGATGAATGTAAGTATATTCACTGACATCTGCAGTAGGGACAGAATCATATATTCAGGAATGCCAGCCCGCGCACTCAGTCTGCCCCACTACAAGGATCTTGTTATGTTGCTGGAGCTTCAGTTTGAGGATTGGATGAAGTCCAGGGAGCAGGAGGGAAAACAATATCAAAGAGGCGCCTTTTCCATAGGTTTACAGCACAGCAGCAGTCCGGGCCACTAGGAGTCTACCAAAAGAAGCAGCGCCAACAAAACAACCTCAAATAATACCTTCTGATTTATTAATAAACCATAACTAAAAAGCTAATTCTAGTTTagtctttatattttttaatagacAGTGTCTACCATCAAACTTTAAAAAGCTGTACTTATAAATAGTACTCCCTTTTTGTTATAATGCAATGCATACTAAGCATTAAATACCTGAGCAATTTCTAGTTTCACAGCATTGAATAGAAGTGCAAGAgaaagtgtttgtttgtgcacTTTAATAGCCCTTTACTTACAGGCATGTCAGTTCCAAATGACTCAGTGTTAACTAAAAAGGAAAATTTCAGGCATAACGGCACAAATAGGTCACAAGTCACTCTCCACTTACTCCATTTTCATAATTCTTTACAGCTTTAGCAGAAAAGTGGCTTTAAGGAGAGCAACTCTTCTGGGCCATAGACATTCTCAAAGTAAAAGAAACCACTACATCAGCTGCAGATGCTTCCACAAGTCCTGAATCACTTAGAGAAAAATGCTGACCTCCAGTGGCACAGCGCATTAGCCATCTTTCCAAAAGTAAAGCCATTCAAAGTAATACTCTTTAGTGAAGAGCTCCAACGAGAGAACTCCattaaaaataagcaaataatcatttttaaaaaacgtGAAACTGTCTAAACACATACAGGCTGATTTCTAGTCACCTCGCTTGTGAGAGTAGGAGTTTTTGTATCTAGACAATGTAAGACTTGCTCATACAGTGAGTGCTCTACATATAAATGTGCAAACTTTCAaaggtgagaatgtgtgtgtttaaagaggTGTTCAAAAGTTACTGTCACATCCATCATGATATAAAGACAGCCACTACCTATACTTCCATTCACTTCCATACTTCCACTTCCATCCACCCTCTTGAAcagtcctgtgtccactgatgaaggactagaagatgaccaacgcaaactgtgcagcaaccaATGAGCTAGTGCCTCTTACTTTTCATCTAGAAGGTTGCCCaacgaggtagatgtgtctaacagagtggacagtgagtggacactgcgTTTAAAACTTGAGAagcactgccgtgtctgatccacttgtgccaacacaacacaccaccactgcaACGCTGAGAATGactcaccacccaaatcatacctgttctgtggtggtcctaacCATTGAAGAACTACATAATCCCATAATCCAATTACACAAATTGTACATACATCCCTCACACACAAATGTTTCTCAAGTACTTTGTCACCATTCTCATTCATGAACATATTGTGGCAATATGACAGGCTAAAATGTCTCGTTATTTTAACTTTCTGCATGTGTGAATCAGTTtgaaactaataataataataaaaacaacaacaaatatttaataatcaCTCAATAGCTGTTAGACTAATAGGTGCggaaaacataataataataaggctGCCATGTGAAAACATTTTAAGTGGCTAATCCTGGATTTTTACATGTATATACAAAAAAGTGATACACACTACTTCCCCtcattgtgtaaataaataaataaataaataaatagaataaaacattaaaaaatacaaataaatagaaattcCTTTAGATTTATCACATATTTTCCATTCATATTTCACTATTGTAAAATTTACCTGACCATCTTTAGAAAATCATGACATGTAGGCCAAACAGCCTTAGTCATCCATCTCACCAGGAAAATTAGATAACACACAAATGAAGTGAGAAAAATGGTTGCCGTACATGTATCACCATATGgctattaaaaaaatgatatcTCTCATCAGTGCTGGAAAACCCAAACAAGGAGAGAATTTTTGAGAAGCACAAACTTTTCTCCAAGAATCAGATGACTGTAGATGCTAGTTACACTCTGAGACCAACAAGTTTTCAAAATGACAGTGACAACACCACCATGCTAGCAAACTGGTTTAGCAGAAGAAAGTCTCTAAAATTCACTATGTCATTGGAATAATAATCAGAACTGCACTTTGTTTTCAATAAGGTATGCCCCAATCTGATCTCAAAGCTCGGCATAGGGCCGACCACAACATTATTTTACAGATCTGTATTGGCTTTATTGAGCTCAATCTTGAGTCGGATCCTCTGTTTCCTCCAGGCAGCAAGCTCACTCTGCCTTCTCCTACTGTTGCacactttttaaatgttgttatGATCTGACATTGCTGATTCCGCTGAGAGAATCAGATCAgtgctgaaaaaatatataacttgTTTTAGCACCATGTCTTgaggaaaaacacatttaatttctccctcaacacatctgtgatgacaATAAAGTTAACTGACTTTTAGAATTAAAGcaattctttatacataaaaataacattagacaatttcaaacaaaatttaaaacaatattaaataatttatatgaACTGTTTATGAATAAGCAGCAGCTTGGATGCAGGCAATTTCTCTATTAATGCAAGATATTCAGTGTCAAGCAGATACAGCGGGCTGATTTTAATAAATCTAATGTACTTTAAGTGTGCACTGTTTAACAGTACTATCTAAGAAAATCCAAGTATCAGATCGGAACTCTGTATCAGCAGATATTCTATATTAAAAGTCTTGGATGGGGATCGGGGGCAAAAAAACTTGTTTGGGACATCCCTAATTTTCAaaggtaaaaatatattatttgagTAATAAAGACTGGAAGTATAACAAAGGGAACACCAGAagatttgttaaaaataaaaacaaggatCAACACACCAGAATATCTAAAAGATATAGGGAAAAAAACTGAGGGGAAAGACAAAGAGAATATACATTGAAAACAAGGCTCAAATATCGTGAGGTCAAATTACCATGAGGATTAGGAAGACAGACTGCTTAGTAATGAAAGACCTGAAGCACAAAACAATACTATGCAACAAAGAAGGCTGTTTACATAGTCCATGAGAGGTGTAAGCAATTCAGTGCTCTGATGACGAAGAATGGCCTTACCTGCTCTGGTTGGTGAACAAGTTGCCACTACCTGCCACATAAGGTGGGATACACTCTTGGGAGTTGTAGTTTGCCGTAGGAGTTGTAACAAGGAAAGAGACCAGTGTGATAGTATGATGTGTGAAGCTGCAATGTTTGAAACCTCCAATGAAGTTCAAAAGTTCAACTAAATTAAGGGCACCTATCCAGACAAACAACAAAGGTCAAAGACAACCAAATAATGAAGGCTCTGGAGATTCTCCATGGAGGAATGGTCTCTGTTAGAGGCTGTAGATGGACTGAGACAATAGTGCTCAAACATTGTGTTCAATTTGACCAAACTGTTTCTAGACACAGGCCCTCAAAGTAAGAAGGACAAGAGCTGATACACTACAGTCAGCCAGACTAAGGcaatgttcacacagcaggtaaaattGGTCCGATGTCTTGTTTGTGCAGCTGTGTGGACAGCATAAATCACATTGAATCTAAGTTTCTAAAATCAGATTTTggccactttcatatgtggttTTGAAAACCCATGCATATCTGATCTGTTTCAATATGACTATGTCTGAATGACCAAAATGGAATTCATGTGATGTCAGTCCGGCTGCTGAGAATGATATGTGGGCTATGGTCCAAAGTATTTTCATTTCAATTTGATGGGTTTTATGGAAACGGCCTGGTCAAAGTATTTTCGCTGTGTAATATatattgaaaaatgaaaaacttaAAAATGAAATTTCTTAATCCAGGTTCCCGTCtttcatttatgagaaaataaatcttttggaatctttaagtgttttttttttatataaaacaaagaggAGAAGACATTTTTCACtagttttatatcattcatgtcagtatgaagctgtataaatgtgGATCCTGGAAATATTAATCTCATTTTCCATTTGTGCATGTGGCTAATTTAGAAGTGcgatctgttcagactgatgtcagatataggtcacattatatatacagtgtgaacagcagaacaaaaagTCAAATCTAATTTGATCACAAATTCGGGCAACTTTTACCTGCTGTATGAACATAGCCCAAGCTTTTTCCAAAGCATCCCAGTCCTGTTTTCTGTCAGCCGTCCTGAACATGCCTCCTGAAAATGCCTCAGAATATACTTATGTAATCTTATAGTTTATTAACACTACTGTtgcatttatttgtgtattttttatagTATCATAAGGTCATCAGCTGATAACTGATGACCTTATCAAGTACTGATAACAGCAATCACAGTTACTCCAGTAATACcgtattttaaattataaaatgtattttaattgaatgaatTTATACTTAAAGATATAGAACAAGTCATTAGAACATTATACTCTATAACTACAAAACAAACCTGACCCATTATGTCATTTTTAGGGCACCTTGCTGTTTTTTTCAACCACTCAggattgtttttgtgattaaaggaacactatgtaaaattTGTACTTATAGTTGCAGatacaaaatcattgtgatgctttactgGCTTATAGTGGGAATAACCTCTGTTGTTATAATTGaacactgcagcactgctgaAATTGGACCATgcaacatttggaggagggtaggaaaccaccccctttCCTCACCCCTCCCCAttcatttcagtacagtgctgtgcaaaagaaTTCCACTAGAGGGGAGCCCCAGGtgcaaaaaacccaaatcttacctagtgttccttcaaACATCAGTAAATTGTGTCGTTAACCTGCTCTACCAGTGTCATTGGTATttccacagaaaaacagactTCACTTAAATTATGTTTTTCTCTTGTTCAATGGTCTAGGGTGCAACAagctgaataaataaaatgaaattttaaaagtaaataaataataaatacaaaacacatacattttGGGCGCTTTGTCGAAGATTACAACAATTCTGATAAGACATAATAATATTCTTATAGCagtgtatataataataataaaaaaataaataaataaaaaaaataaaaaaactgttcactgatgtgaaatcaAAAAGTTTGAACAGTCAGACCTTTCACAATTAGCCATGGCATTCAAATGCAGTCTAAAGCAATTCAGTACATACAAAACCTACAATGACTCATCGCAATAAATTCACTCCAACACAATGCTAGTGTACTCCTGTCAGAATCCAGCCTCTAAACATAAAAGAGGCGATGACTCATTACATACACCCCTGTGTTAGCTAATTTTATTCAGTATGTAACattacattattcattcattcattcatcttctttccACTTgttcatttcagggtcgcggtaacATTACTGAACAGCAAACTaagcaaacaaaatatttttctttaaatatatcCTCTTTTAAACCTTCTTTCCTCAAGCAGCGCTTGCTGTATGCCAGGCTGCCGTTGTAAATAAAGAtatgttcttaatgacttgcctggttaaataatacaaatattgtTCGCAATAATATAGTCATAATTTttaaactgattaaaaaaaatctatattgtgataatctgacttgtttacgtaatgaagtcatgcagttacccataatacaccatacattctttacatgagtGATTTAGGCACAGTTAAGTACAGTTGAAAGTGACTCTGAGGTGAAGggatttgctttaaaaaaaaaaaaaaagggcagtATGGTGTTGGTGTGGGTACAAAATATCAAATGTAGGATAAACCATGGTGTtatgtaagaaatgaaagaagtcTGTAAGAACACCTCGAGCAGAAGGGCCCAGTTGAGgatgaggaaaaacaaaaaagctgtTAATATAGTTCAACCGCCAATGAGCTCACCCCAGCAGATAAACTACACTGACTCAGCATAGCAACTATTATGTAGGTGTTTTAGTTTCTGTGAGGCTTTAAGGTTACTTGTTATTTAATTGTTTACGTTAATATTTTCTGCACTAAACaaaagtttaataaataaaatcattgaatactattaatatattaaatatatttaattgaatatgACTCAATAATATAACAGGTCTTTTGTTGCAAgtttgttcttgaaattaataaaatactttttctgtgttttgccaTATCGCCAAGTATATAGTTTTCGCGACAATACCctaaaatatcatgatattattttagggccatatcgcccacctctaataaatatttcatttggATGGGGTAGCAATTATAAAGATTTAAAATGTACCACTTGCTCCTTAGTGAATACCGCTTGACATCACAAAACCGAAGTTATGTATTCACCTACTCAGCCTCAACATTTTAGCATCACATGTTCACTTTGTCCGTTACAAGGAGCATTTCAGCCTTAGCAGCTTTCTGAATGAGGCACACTTACAAGGCCAAAAATTTGAATAGATGTCATGGGCATATCATGagttttaaaggcacagtaacaatAACAACACGTGATTCTAAGAGGCTGAAAATGGTCATGTAAAATTAATGAAGATGTCATTCTGGGTATGTGAACCAAGGCAAATTTCATGACTGaaccttaaaaaaaagacaataaatgCAGGATATGATCCCTTTAAGAattttcacactgcaaaaaaagACACACCCAGCCTGAAAGACTGGATTGTTTCGGTAGCTCAGACATGACTATGATTGAATCTCAGCTGGCACTTTACTCCCTATATCAGTGTTTCTCAGTTCCAGACACAGAATTCCAGTGTCCAGAGAGAGTTTTATGAATTCTGTAACCGACTCCTTGTATTATGTGTGTTTAAGCATGAAACACATCAAACTAAGCTGACCTCCAATAATGGAACTTAAGAACACCACTCTATTTAGTGCACTGCATAATTAATTAAACTAGACTCTAAGCACAATACTGTGTACAAGAGGTTGGTGTGGTGTAATAGATACTACTGCAGCATGTGGCAGACCTGGGTTCGATACTTGGTACCATGATTAAAACGTTATAAGAAAAATTCTAAAATAAGAGATTCTATGGCTTTGTCTGAGACAATATCTGGTTACTGTAGTCATTAAAGTCCCCCTCTGGCCATCTATTAACCCCCCAAAAcccatctctgttcatcaaaatgacatatttatgaACTACTTCTAACAATAAAATCCCCTAATGTCTTAAAAGTGGCTTTGATGTTACACTACCCATGTCTTAATTCAGTACATATGGTTCTGGTCCTGTAAATATGTAGTATGTCTCTACCTGTATTTCCACCTATCCCGCCACCATTCACCTGCAGCTGAAAAGCCCCACCTGGCAAGCTGATGAGATTGGTTCCTCTGGTTTATGACATCAGAATCCCTGGCTGTCTGGATTTGCCCATTTGTAAACACTGTAGTTTCAAAGGGAATATGCTCAGCCGTGAGGTTGACAGCTTTTCACGTCTTCTATTGTATAAACAAATCCAGTCTGACAtactacaattaaaaaaatgttttttcactGAATGGggatgtttatttatatgtacatAGTGCACTAGAAAGAATGTGAATAGTGAGCTAAAGTTACGTGAGATAATTGCAACAAACACAGGCATCAACACGGTCTATAATGTTCCTTGTCATTTTAGtaacaaaaaagacaaataagCTCTGTTAAACAGCCGGTTGTTTGTTTTAGCTATTAACGACATTATAAAGCAAAAGTAAGAGATATAAAAGGTATCACTTCAAATAGCTTAGTCATTTGACAGCCACCAAAAATAAATCTGTCTAACGTTAGCTAACGCCCAAAATGAAAACACTATCATTATAATATTTAACTTCTGTTTATGTTGAATGAGCAGGAGAAAATTATAATAtgtcaaatatatatttctaattttaactactAGATAAAAAAGTTAAATCTTTTTTGTGAGAAGGAGTTAAAACAAACTAGTAAAGTATCTTGTTATATGAAATACATTGTTATATTAACAGGGATTTAAACGAACAAATGAGAACCGGAAACTGCTGAAATTTGTACGGGGTTTCAACTTAAAATGATGACATTATTTCCAATAACAACGCACGCGTATTTCCCGTCAGTAAACGTTAGCTGGTTTGCTAACACAACTTCGTTTCACTTGGAGAAAATGCAGAGTAAACTCACAGTAATAGGCCACGACCGGGTCTCTGTTTTCATGTTCCTGAGCCGTTCTTAAATGATGTTGAATTGCTTTTAACTGCGGAGGAACAGCCATTCCGCCTTCACCAGAGAAActccaccaacaaacacacagcacaaaaacaataatgagAGTCGTGTTCCGCGTTCGGTCTCGTCTGCAGTgacaccaccaggagtggagtaGAAACTGAGCTGTAATACTCTCCCATGAAATATACACACAACACCGTCAGCAGTACTTTTTATGGTCAAATTGACCGTGATATAAAATGAGCGTACGGTCGTTTTTAACCGTCCATTTGTTATTAATCAATTTAGCAATTCGTTGGCGAATTCCAAATGGTAGAAGTgctattcattttaaataatttaaatatattaaagttcCTCTTCtgtcaacacacaaacacacacacaaccatgtCTGGAAACACCTGACTGAAACTTTTTCTAAGATTAACATAAATATTGACATAGATGTATAGAGGTTCTTAGTTTAAACAAATTCAAATGCACTCTATAAAATGATCATATTTATCTGATAAAGAggacattttaaatgaaaaaacataAGGGGCACACAGTTGtatattattatcattgttgttgttgttgttgttgttatatcaACATCATTATCATCACTATTTTGTTTAAAGTCTCACACAAATTATCATACTCACTTTTGCTTAACCAATAGTGTGTGTTAGACGTCTGGCTCAAGAAAACaatttaaaaggaaataaaagcaACCTGTTAAATTGGGAATAAAAAACACCATTAGGAAGATAATCCATGAGGACAATTGTTTACAATTATGATTATTTATGAGAAAAATTATAtcacagttattaatttcacaTGACACGGGACCAAGGGGAGACAGAAGCAAATGCTGAGGTGTAATGTGGTTTTAATAGTGATAACACAACACAAAGGACCATGACAATGAACCACACCATAAACTAGGACAGAGCTTATATAGTGGAACACAAAAGATAACATGGCTAAAGGCACAAGAGGAGATAATAGAAAAATCACAAATCCAGAACAGAACAACTAATATCCCAACATCCACATTCTGTATTCTACAATGTGCAGTGTACTGCGGGTTCTATTGTGAGGTTTATCCATTTtaagaaaactacaaaatgtTCAATGCACTGTTTACAATAAGGAGCAACTCCATTCTGGCCACTTGCATAACAATTTAATTAGCCTCATACCagcaaaaataaccattttTCCAAGCTAAGAACAATTTAATTTGGTTTCTTTCTACGTTTTGGCACTAACATTGGCACCATGCGAGCAGAAAAGGGGCTATAAGAAAATGTGATTGGATGAATGCTGACTTTCTCAAATGAATTACATAAACCAGTGGTTGCTGTGGCTCCAAGCATATGGTATCCAAAGAATCTATTTGGTGCTCAGTATGAATGGTGTTACAACTAGTCTGCAGTCTTGGTGTactgcaataaaaataaataaatatataataaaaataaattaatcattGACTAAGCGTAAACAAGCAGTTATCTCACTTATAAACagataacattaaaaaaaggcTAAAAATATGTAACTTTCAGCCGCTAGGCTCCTCGTACCATAGGTTTAGAGAATATAACTCCGTCTTAAAAAGCTTACATTGGTTGCCCATTGCCTTTTGTATTCAATACAGTTCCTTTAAAAAATTCAAGGCTCTGTATGTTCTAGCCCCCTGCTGTTTAGTGCAGCTCCTTCATCCATAAACCCCTCCACGTACACTGAGGTTCTCAGTTAGAGGGCTCTTAACTGTTCCTTGCACATGTCTCTTCACCTGGAGGGCAGGTTCTTTAGCCTTCTAACTCTGAACTCCTCACCCCAACATTTCTCTACTTGTTactcaatcacatactcactcacattcaacAATATGCAGTGATATACATCAATGGCACTATCCTAGTTGACATCTCTTCTTAAAAAtggaattttttaaataaaagcaaataaacaatcaTACAGTTactgtaacattttaaataattgtcaGGCACTTCATGGACGTTAATTACACGAATGAAATTGAAAGGGTTTGGTGAAAATGAAAAGCAGATCGGAAAAGTCTGACACACTATTTCACAGGAAGCATGTCCTTTTATATACAGAGTGATCAGGAAGTGTGCTCCAACTGTTTTACCTTGCAGAAAATTTTcacatattaatataaatgaaCAAGACACATGGTGGGGCggcctccagggacctggaggttgtaggttcaagtcccgctccgggtgactgtctgtgaggagtttggtatgttctccccgtgtccgcgtgggtttcctccaggcgcttcggtttcctccatggtccaaaaacacacggtggtaggtggattggcgactcaaaagtgtccgtgagtttccgtgtgaatgtgtgtgtgtgtgtgtgttttgccctgtgaaggactggcaccccctccagtgtgtattcctgccttgtgcccagtgattccgggtgggctctggacccaccctgaactggaaaagcggttacagataatgaatgaatgaagacacATGGTGTATGGATATTTATCCAGGGGACTTTATATAGATTTCACCACTCTGTGTCATACAGTTTGGAATGTTTATGATGTTATGATATAACAGCTGGAACAATATACTATGGTTTATGAAGAGGTAGACAGTAGAGGTGTCAGCAAGACCCTCGAATAAGGCACAAATACCTGTTCACAGTAAGCCATGTTGTACATGAGATTATACATTTAGCtgagaataataacaaaacttGGATGGATGCCTGATGATAGCTTACAGATACAAATTAATGCAAACAAAAGAAGTAATATTCTGAATTAGGcttcacacaaaatgtaaattaatattcaacaaataattaatattaattaaccAGAGGTGGATGCCAAATTAGTAAGTAATAAACAGTACAAAGCACGGTTTGAAAACCCAGTGTTGATGAAAGCCTGTGTCTGGTTAGGAGGTCACTTTTTCAAGATGGCTTCACATCTTGCTATGAAACAACAGAGTTGTAACTGTCAGTCAGCTGGGCCAGCACTATGGCTGAATTACTAGTGTCAATTTGTCCTGGAAAATCATCATTAGTGTGAATATAGTAATGTTATTTAGGCATGAACAACACAAATAATTTTTTGGTTGCATCTCATGGTTTAACTCTTCTACAGGCAGTATCCACGTGCTCAGGATTAATTCCCCCATTCACAACTGAAAAACAAGATTAGCTGTTAATATAGGTTATGATAGTAATTGCAGGTCTtgcaatttaaaagaaaaaacacaaaaacttaGTATGTCCCTGTatccattaaaatgaataaagctacaatttgctgcATGTATCTGAATTTAAGAAATATTcagatacattaaaaaaaaaaagatgtaagATGTGGATCCAGggataatattattaaataaactatatatatatatacacacatatacacatcttacatcttttttttttttaatgtatctgaatatttcttaaattatatatatatatatatatatatatatatatatatatatatatgagagggCGGTCtcaaaaatctttaaaatatgaatatttgaatatttaaagcacaccaaaaaataccaaaaatattcagctcCACAGTACTGGGCCAGGTGTTTCAGAGTATATCACctttaaataaatgatgaaGTAACTCTCAAACCAAATTGGGCATAATCTCAAGCCACTGATTGGCTTACAAAGGCCAGCCTTCGTGAGAGGATCTCAAATATCTCAGCAACGCAGAGCAGTATAGTGATGATGGTGAAGGCGTACATGGCACTCAGAAATATGGTCTTCTCAAAGTGTTCAGGGACCATACACTTGATAACGTAGAACTTTTTCTCAAGGGCACTAGCATCACACATGTAAAGAGGGTGAACCTGGAAACCAAAGATGTGGCTTTGGAGCCAAAATGCTATGACCTCCAGAATGGTTTGCAACAGTACAGATATGATGTAAAAGACTGTGTAAGTGGGCTGCTGAAGGATTTCCTCTTGATCAATATTTTTACAGGCAGCATAGAGATGGAACACAGCCCCAGGCACCAACACAGTAACTAGCTGCAATGCCCAGAATACCTGTaaggaaataaaaaacacttgATACTTTTGACCTGTATGACCTGTAATACATTGAAAAAAGGCGATTAATTAGACAGATTTATAATCAAACTGGGTCTATATCAaactggctaaactgagaaaacTAATGTTAGGCTTAATTCTCCC from Hoplias malabaricus isolate fHopMal1 chromosome 7, fHopMal1.hap1, whole genome shotgun sequence includes the following:
- the gje1a gene encoding gap junction epsilon-1 protein, coding for MLRADVRQDPHPMTERREMNSMPPGLRLLRPPTVIGQFNTLFFGSVRMFFLGVLGFAVYGNEALHFSCVPDKRELNLYCYNQFRPITPQVFWALQLVTVLVPGAVFHLYAACKNIDQEEILQQPTYTVFYIISVLLQTILEVIAFWLQSHIFGFQVHPLYMCDASALEKKFYVIKCMVPEHFEKTIFLSAMYAFTIITILLCVAEIFEILSRRLAFVSQSVA